CAGGGAGGAGCCGATGCCCTTGGGGAAGAAGCCGTCGAACTGCCAGAGGTTGGCGACCGCGGCGGTGTCACCGGCGTTGCTGAAGCCGAGGGTGAGCACGCCGAGGCCGATCACGATCATGCCGATCAGGGCGGTGACCTTGACCATGGAGAACCAGAACTCGAGCTCGCCGAAGAGCTTCACCGAGATCAGGTTGACCCCGAAGAGGATCACCAGGAAGACCAGCGCGGTCACCCACTGCGGGACGTGCGGGAACCAGTAGTGGACGTAGATCGCGGCGGCCGTGAGCTCGGCCATGCCGGTGACGACCCACATCAGCCAGTACGTCCAGCCGGTGAAGTAGCCGAAGAACGGGCCGAGGAACTCGCGGGAGTACTCCGCGAAGGAGCCCGAGACCGGGCGGTACAGGAGCAGTTCGCCGAGCGCCCGCATGATGAAGAAGACGATGGCGCCGGCGAGGGCGTACATCAGGATGAGGCTGGGACCGGCCTTGGCGATGTTCGCCCCGGCCCCGAGGAAGAGGCCGACGCCGATGGCGCCGCCGATCGCGATCATCTGGACCTGGCGGCTGCCGAGTCCGCGCTCGTACCCCTCTTCGGAGGTCTGCTCCGAGCCTGTGTCGACCTGAGCGGAGGTCATGTGTGTGGTGCGCCTTTCTCCATGCCGACCCGGGCCTCTCGTCGGCCTCGGATCGGGTCTCGATCCCCCCGGATTGAATGGAGCTGAGCGGGCTGCGGGCCCGCTCGTGCCAGGCCGACGGTCGTCGGCGCTGTGGCGCACCCGGCCGAACATTCGGGTGGTGTTCGCCGGGCGGTCGTGAAGATTTATCACGGCCGCAACGCTGATCACGGGGCGCGGATGTGGCGCATCACACAAGGAGAAGGGACCAAACAGCGCAGAAAACGGACACACCCGGCCGGACCGGTGACTCGATCGTTATCCGGATTTGAGCGTCCTCTGAGCGAACACGGAACCTGCACATTTCAGGGCAGGAGGGTGTTCACCAGCGTCTCCTGGAGCCCGCCCAGCCAGAGATAGGCCATCACCATGGGCTTACGGGGGTCGTCGTCGGGGAGCCGGTAGAGGACGTCGGTGTCGTCCTCGTCGGTGATCTCCAGCCGGGAGCCGATCGCCAGACGCAGGTCGTTGAGGGAGCCCAGCCACTGCCGGGACTGCTCCGGGGACAGTTCGAGGACCGCTCCGCCGTCGGGGGCCGGGGTGAGCGCGTCGAGGGTGCGGACGACCGTGAGCGCGTTCTCCCGCTTGCCGGCGCGCAGGTCGTTCTCGGTGTAGCGGCGGAACTCGGCGGAGTGGGCCTGCTGTTCCTGCGCCTGCCGGGGGCCGGGGGTGCCCTCCGGGTCGCAGTAGGCGTCTGGGAAAAGCCGCTTGAGCACGGGGTCCCCGGGGGGCTCGCTCGGGCCCTCGGCGAAGAGCTCCGCGAGCGGGTCGTCGGAGGCGTCCGCGCCGGGTCCGGGGCCGATGAGTTCCAGCAACTGGACGGCGAGCGACCGGATGATGGAGATCTCGACGTCGTCGAGGGCGACGGCCGCACCGCCGCCGGGGAGCGGTTCGAAGTGTCCTGGCATGGAGGAGGTTCGCTACTTCCGGTCCTGCGCGCGGGAGGGGGTCATTTCCGGTCCTGCTGGAGGGTGGCCCACAGGCCGTAGCCGTGCATCGCCTGCACGTCGCGTTCCATCTCCTCGCGGCTACCGCTGGAGACGACCGCCCGGCCCTTGTGGTGGACATCGAGCATGAGTTTGGTGGCCTTGTCCTTCGAGTACCCGAAGTACGTCTGGAAGACGTAGGTCACGTAGCTCATGAGGTTGACCGGGTCGTTGTGAACGATCGTGACCCAGGGGACGTCCGGCTCGGGTACGGCGAAGACCTCCTCCGCCGACTCGGTGCGTTCGATCTCTACGGGAGCGGGTGACGTCACATGGCCCATGCTGCCACGGCCCCGATAAATCGTCACACTGACGCAAAGGGGTGTAGCATCATTGCCATGCTGCTCACGCCGGGGGACAACCCCCGGACCCCCGGCCGACCCTGGGGCACCCGGAGAAATGTGGCAAGGAGAGTTTTCGTGGATGTAGCGGACCTTGGGCTGCCGGTGGACGTTCCCTCTACGGCGCTCTTCACGGACCAGTACGAGCTCACGATGCTTCAGGCCGCCTTGAAGGCCGGTACCGCCGAACGGAGGTCGGTCTTCGAGGTCTTCACCCGGCGGCTGCCCGAGGGGCGCCGCTACGGCGTCGTGGCCGGCACCGGGCGGGTCCTGGACGCCGTGGAGAACTTCCGCTTCGACGCCGGCGTCCTGGGCTTCCTGCGCGAGAAGGGCATCGTCGACGAGCCGACCCTGGAATGGCTCGCCGGCTACCGGTTCAGCGGCGACGTATGGGGCTACCCCGAGGGCGAGGTGTACTTCCCGGGCTCGCCGATCATGCGGGTCGAGGGGTCGTTCGCCGAGTGCGTGCTGCTGGAGACCGTGATCCTCTCCATCCTCAACCACGACTCCGCCATCGCCGCGGCCGCCTCCCGCATGTCCTCGGCCGCCGGTGTGCGCCCGCTGATCGAGATGGGCGCCCGCCGCACCCACGAGCTCGCGGCCGTCGCCGCCTCCCGCGCGGCCTACGTCGGCGGTTTCTCCTCCACCTCCGACCTCGCGGCCGGCTTCCGCTACAACATCCCGACCGTCGGCACCTCGGCCCACGCCTTCACCCTGCTCCACGACCACGAAAGGGACGCCTTCCGCGCCCAGGTGGACTCCCTCGGCCGGGGCACGACCCTGCTCGTGGACACCTACGACGTCACCGAGGCCGTCCGGATGGCCGTCGAGGTCGCCGGGACCGAGCTGGGTGCCGTGCGCATCGACTCCGGCGACCTGCTGCTGGTCGCGCATCGGGTGCGCCAGCAGCTGGACGAGCTGGGCGCGACCGGCACGAAGATCATCGTGACCTCGGACCTGGACGAGTACGCCATCGCCTCGCTGGCGGCGGCGCCCGTGGACGCGTACGGCGTCGGCACCCAGCTGGTCACCGGGTCCGGGCACCCGACGGCGTCCATGGTCTACAAGCTGGTCGCCCGCGCGGAGTCCGACGACCCCAAGGCGCCCCTGGTGCCGGTGGCGAAGAAGTCCAGCGGCGGCAAGACGTCCGTCGGCGGCCGTAAGTGGGCGGCGCGGCGCCTCGACGCCGACGGGGTCGCGGAGGCCGAGGTCGTCGGCACGGGCCCCGTCCCGGCCGAGCTCGCCGACCGGCAGTTGCTGGTGGAGCTGATCAAGGGCGGCGACGTGATCGCCCGCGAGCCGCTGGACGCCGTACGCGACCGGCACACGGCCGCGCGGGCCGGCCTGCCGCTGTCGGCCACCCAGCTGTCGCGCGGGGAACCCGTCATTCCGACGGAGTACGTACAGGCTCGCTCGGGTAGCCAGTAGCGGGTGCTCACCGCACGCCCCCGCGGATACGCCCTCTCGTGCCCCCTCCCCTGCGCCCCCCGAACTCAATAGGCTCGGAAGTTCACCGGCCGGGCCCGCACCCCCCTTCTCCCCCCGACCCCATAGTCGAAGGACACCGACCATGCGCCGCGCCTTGATCGTCGTAGACGTGCAGAACGACTTCTGCGAGGGGGGCAGCCTCGCCGTGGCCGGGGGTGCCGACGTGGCCGCCGCCGTCACCGAACTGATCGGGCAGGCGGCCGGCTCCGGCTACCAGCACGTGGTGGCCACCCGCGACCACCACATCGCGCCCGGCGGTCACTTCGCCGACAACCCCGACTTCGTCCACTCCTGGCCCGCGCACTGCGTCGCCGGCACCGAGGGCGTCGGCTTCCACCCGAACTTCGCCCCCGCCGTCGCCTCCGGCGCCATCGACGCCGTCTTCGACAAGGGGGCGTATGCGGCGGCCTACAGCGGCTTCGAGGGCGCCGACGAGAACGGCGTCCCGCTGGCCGAGTGGCTGCGCGCCCGGGACGTCGTCGAGGTCGACGTGGTCGGTATTGCCACGGACCACTGCGTGCGGGCCACCGCGCTGGACGCGGCACGCGAGGGCTTCCGCACCCAGGTGCTGCTCGACCTGACCGCCGGCGTCGCCCAGGAGACCACCGACCGCGCGCTCGAGGAGATGCGCGGGGCAGGAGTGGAACTGACCGGCAAGCCGGTGGTCGCGTAGCCCGACCCGGCACCACCGCCTCCCACCCGAAACGGCACCGCCGGACGGCGACGCCGTGGCCGGTCGCCGTCCGGCGGACAAACGACGCGTACCGGCGTATGCGGCGTGGGCCGCAGTGCGATGCCGCCAGCGCGGCCCGACCGCCCCCGGAACGGCACCGCCGGACGGCGACGTCGTGGTTGATCGCCGTCGCGGCGGAGAGAAGGGCACCGGCCTGAGGCACCCGACCGGCTGCCTCGGCCCCCGAAGCGGCCGGCCGACCGCCCCCGCGCCCCGCCGGTCACCACAACGACACGACCGACCCCGAGACGGCACCGCCGGACGGCGACGTCGTGGTTGATCGCCGTCGCGGCGGAGAGAAGTGCGCCTGCGGGGAGAACCGGCCTGAGACGCCCGGTCAGGCGCCCCTGCCCCGAGACGGCCGGCCGACCGGCCCCGCGCCGCCGGTCACCACAATGACGCGACCGACCCGGACCGGCAGCGCCGGACGGCGACGTTGTGGCTGGTCGCCGTCGCGGCGGACAA
Above is a genomic segment from Streptomyces sp. SLBN-31 containing:
- a CDS encoding isochorismatase family protein; the protein is MRRALIVVDVQNDFCEGGSLAVAGGADVAAAVTELIGQAAGSGYQHVVATRDHHIAPGGHFADNPDFVHSWPAHCVAGTEGVGFHPNFAPAVASGAIDAVFDKGAYAAAYSGFEGADENGVPLAEWLRARDVVEVDVVGIATDHCVRATALDAAREGFRTQVLLDLTAGVAQETTDRALEEMRGAGVELTGKPVVA
- a CDS encoding DUF2017 domain-containing protein yields the protein MPGHFEPLPGGGAAVALDDVEISIIRSLAVQLLELIGPGPGADASDDPLAELFAEGPSEPPGDPVLKRLFPDAYCDPEGTPGPRQAQEQQAHSAEFRRYTENDLRAGKRENALTVVRTLDALTPAPDGGAVLELSPEQSRQWLGSLNDLRLAIGSRLEITDEDDTDVLYRLPDDDPRKPMVMAYLWLGGLQETLVNTLLP
- a CDS encoding nicotinate phosphoribosyltransferase, with amino-acid sequence MDVADLGLPVDVPSTALFTDQYELTMLQAALKAGTAERRSVFEVFTRRLPEGRRYGVVAGTGRVLDAVENFRFDAGVLGFLREKGIVDEPTLEWLAGYRFSGDVWGYPEGEVYFPGSPIMRVEGSFAECVLLETVILSILNHDSAIAAAASRMSSAAGVRPLIEMGARRTHELAAVAASRAAYVGGFSSTSDLAAGFRYNIPTVGTSAHAFTLLHDHERDAFRAQVDSLGRGTTLLVDTYDVTEAVRMAVEVAGTELGAVRIDSGDLLLVAHRVRQQLDELGATGTKIIVTSDLDEYAIASLAAAPVDAYGVGTQLVTGSGHPTASMVYKLVARAESDDPKAPLVPVAKKSSGGKTSVGGRKWAARRLDADGVAEAEVVGTGPVPAELADRQLLVELIKGGDVIAREPLDAVRDRHTAARAGLPLSATQLSRGEPVIPTEYVQARSGSQ
- the clpS gene encoding ATP-dependent Clp protease adapter ClpS, with the protein product MGHVTSPAPVEIERTESAEEVFAVPEPDVPWVTIVHNDPVNLMSYVTYVFQTYFGYSKDKATKLMLDVHHKGRAVVSSGSREEMERDVQAMHGYGLWATLQQDRK